A region of Dehalococcoidia bacterium DNA encodes the following proteins:
- a CDS encoding cupin domain-containing protein, with translation MSVERENIGEMEVIRYETPDLGSLPKSNTQLVNSGILGVAIQVVSKDGGETNLHAHSGQDAVWFVLSGKARFYGKDGKSVDLGPKDALFIPKGVGYWFESISEEPLEIMRNFSTDPNMKNQRINFEALRDRQQDGRHADSVYANG, from the coding sequence ATGTCTGTAGAGCGAGAAAATATTGGGGAAATGGAAGTAATACGTTACGAAACACCTGATTTGGGAAGCTTGCCTAAATCGAATACGCAATTAGTTAACAGCGGAATCTTGGGAGTTGCTATCCAAGTGGTCAGTAAGGACGGGGGTGAGACCAACTTACATGCACATTCTGGCCAAGATGCAGTTTGGTTTGTCCTTTCAGGCAAAGCTCGATTTTACGGCAAGGACGGAAAGTCAGTTGACCTAGGCCCTAAGGATGCTTTATTCATACCTAAAGGCGTGGGCTATTGGTTTGAGTCTATTAGCGAAGAGCCTTTAGAAATAATGCGGAATTTTTCTACAGATCCTAATATGAAAAACCAGCGAATTAATTTTGAGGCCTTACGTGACCGACAACAGGATGGACGTCACGCAGATAGCGTTTACGCTAACGGCTGA